One region of Aeromicrobium sp. Sec7.5 genomic DNA includes:
- a CDS encoding phospho-sugar mutase, giving the protein MDADLRRRALEWIDQDPDPDTRDELQALLDVEAEAEVRERFTGRLQFGTAGLRGELGAGPQRMNRVVVAQAAAGLAAYLHQHEEHPSAVVGFDARHNSDVFARDTAEILAGAGVRAVLLPEPLPTPVLAFAIGHLGLSAGVMVTASHNPPRDNGYKVYLGDTSQIVPPADADISAAIDRVGRVDELPRSDDYVVAGPEVADAYVAAAAATAPPGPREVTAVYTALHGVGLRTLERTVAAAGFPALVPVPEQAEPDPDFPTVAFPNPEEPGAMALALALAASVGADLVIANDPDADRCAVAVPTGPDTWRMLTGDEVGALLADLMLRRGTPGTYASSIVSSDLLGRLAASHDRAWQQTLTGFKWIGKIPDLAYGYEEALGYSVAPAIARDKDGVTAALAILALAADLRTQDRTLLDRIDDLHREHGVHATGQLSVRVEDLAVIVTAMTTLRTTPPASLGGLEVTSVDDLADGYRGLPPTDGIRLGLGEGTRVICRPSGTEPKLKCYLEVVEPTGDDLAAARARAASTLEAIRTDLAAALGL; this is encoded by the coding sequence ATGGACGCCGACCTGCGCCGCCGCGCGCTCGAGTGGATCGACCAGGACCCCGACCCAGACACCCGGGACGAGCTCCAGGCCCTGCTCGACGTCGAGGCCGAGGCCGAGGTCCGCGAGCGGTTCACCGGTCGCCTCCAGTTCGGCACCGCGGGCCTGCGCGGCGAGCTCGGTGCCGGGCCGCAGCGGATGAACCGGGTCGTCGTGGCGCAGGCCGCGGCAGGGCTCGCCGCCTACCTGCACCAGCACGAGGAGCACCCCTCGGCGGTCGTCGGCTTCGACGCCCGGCACAACTCCGACGTCTTCGCCCGTGACACCGCCGAGATCCTGGCCGGCGCCGGTGTGCGTGCGGTCCTGCTGCCCGAGCCCCTGCCGACCCCCGTGCTCGCCTTCGCGATCGGCCACCTCGGGCTCAGCGCCGGCGTCATGGTCACCGCCTCGCACAATCCTCCGCGCGACAACGGCTACAAGGTCTACCTGGGCGACACCAGCCAGATCGTGCCCCCCGCTGATGCCGACATCTCGGCAGCGATCGACCGGGTCGGACGGGTCGACGAGCTGCCCCGCTCCGACGACTACGTCGTCGCCGGACCCGAGGTCGCTGACGCGTACGTCGCCGCTGCGGCCGCGACCGCGCCGCCCGGGCCACGCGAGGTCACGGCGGTCTACACGGCCCTCCACGGCGTGGGGCTGCGGACGCTCGAACGCACCGTCGCGGCGGCCGGTTTCCCGGCCCTCGTCCCCGTGCCGGAGCAGGCTGAGCCCGACCCGGACTTCCCCACCGTGGCGTTCCCCAACCCCGAGGAACCCGGGGCGATGGCCCTGGCCCTGGCCCTGGCCGCCTCGGTCGGGGCCGACCTCGTGATCGCGAACGACCCCGACGCCGATCGCTGCGCCGTGGCGGTCCCGACCGGTCCGGACACCTGGCGCATGCTCACCGGCGACGAGGTCGGGGCCCTGCTGGCCGACCTGATGCTCCGCCGCGGCACGCCCGGCACGTACGCGTCCTCGATCGTCTCGTCGGACCTGCTGGGTCGCCTGGCCGCCTCCCACGACCGGGCGTGGCAGCAGACCCTGACGGGATTCAAGTGGATCGGCAAGATCCCCGATCTCGCCTACGGGTACGAGGAGGCGCTGGGGTACAGCGTCGCCCCCGCGATCGCGCGCGACAAGGACGGCGTCACCGCTGCACTGGCGATCCTGGCGCTCGCCGCCGACCTGAGGACCCAGGACCGCACGCTGCTGGACCGCATCGACGACCTGCACCGTGAGCACGGCGTGCACGCCACGGGGCAGCTCTCGGTGCGGGTCGAGGACCTCGCCGTCATCGTGACCGCGATGACCACGCTGCGCACGACTCCCCCGGCCAGTCTCGGTGGACTCGAGGTCACGTCGGTCGACGACCTGGCCGACGGGTATCGCGGACTGCCACCGACCGACGGGATCCGGCTGGGCCTCGGCGAGGGGACCCGGGTCATCTGCCGCCCGTCCGGCACCGAGCCCAAGCTCAAGTGCTACCTCGAGGTGGTCGAGCCCACCGGTGACGACCTCGCCGCGGCCCGCGCTCGTGCCGCCAGCACGCTCGAGGCGATCCGCACCGACCTGGCTGCTGCGCTCGGTCTGTGA
- a CDS encoding 5'-nucleotidase C-terminal domain-containing protein encodes MSLISSPRPPWRHLAVTVGTALGASLLTAVPAQAIEPQPAVAEAPVTIALVDINDFHGRIDANTVNVAGTIEQLRAEHGEDSTLFLSAGDNIGASLFSSSTQQDQPTIDVLNALDLATSAVGNHEFDKGVDDLLDRVEPAADFTHLAANVIGADGEPILPAYDIFPVGGLDVAVIGTVTEATPSLVIPSGIEGLTFLDPVQAVNDTVADLEALEDVPDVIVAAYHEGAGAGTPDGASLEEEIAAGGAFADIVTQTDAEVDAIFTGHTHKQYAWDAPVPGVTGETRPVLQTGSYGENIGEITLTVDPATGEVQSHTAANVPRTTTPAAELVSTYPRVAEVKTIVDEALAYAAEVGGVEVATITDDVTTAFVGDARDDRSKESTLGNLVADSMLASVAATPAGADLALMNPGGLRNELYVGEDGVVTFAEANAVLPFTNNLSTVTLSGTSLRKVFEQQWQRELDGDVPSKPFLQLGTSANVSYTFDPARPEGQRITSLWVDDAPVDPAGSYKVAVPSFLTAGGDNFHAFTEGTSVDTGLLDYEAWIAYLGANSPVTPDFARHAVRVEGVRPVQVAGAPLAVTLAELDLTSKGAPVSTLATATLVAGNGTRADLGEFPVSAGSTTITATVPDVAAGAYTLEVEVDPAGTLVRVPLQVAGDFTDVAGNTFEKEIGWLVSAGITTGYADGTFRGSAPVLREQMAAFLYRYANDGANPPADAPGATFSDTVSNTFSQHIAWLAGEKITTGYADGTFRPSAPVLREQMAAFLYRLAGSPPISLPLTGSPFADVASTDTFYTEILWLESTGVTTGYQESNGTTTFRGSQPVLREQMAAFLFRFDERETAPVS; translated from the coding sequence GTGTCCCTCATCTCCTCCCCACGTCCGCCGTGGCGTCATCTGGCCGTGACCGTCGGCACCGCCCTCGGTGCCTCGCTCCTGACCGCCGTGCCTGCGCAGGCCATCGAGCCCCAGCCGGCCGTCGCCGAAGCGCCCGTGACGATCGCCCTGGTCGACATCAACGACTTCCACGGCCGCATCGACGCCAACACGGTGAACGTGGCCGGCACGATCGAGCAGCTCCGCGCCGAGCACGGCGAGGACTCCACGCTGTTCCTCTCGGCGGGCGACAACATCGGCGCCTCGCTGTTCTCCTCCTCGACGCAGCAGGACCAGCCGACGATCGACGTGCTGAACGCGCTCGACCTCGCCACGTCCGCCGTGGGCAACCACGAGTTCGACAAGGGGGTCGACGACCTGCTCGACCGCGTCGAGCCCGCGGCTGACTTCACCCATCTGGCGGCCAACGTGATCGGCGCCGACGGTGAGCCGATCCTGCCGGCCTACGACATCTTCCCGGTCGGTGGCCTCGACGTCGCCGTGATCGGCACGGTCACGGAGGCCACGCCGAGTCTCGTCATCCCGTCCGGCATCGAGGGGCTCACCTTCCTCGACCCCGTGCAGGCCGTCAACGACACGGTCGCCGACCTCGAGGCGCTCGAGGACGTGCCGGACGTCATCGTCGCGGCGTACCACGAGGGCGCCGGCGCGGGCACGCCCGACGGCGCCTCCCTCGAGGAGGAGATCGCCGCCGGAGGCGCCTTCGCCGACATCGTGACGCAGACCGACGCGGAGGTCGATGCGATCTTCACGGGCCACACGCACAAGCAGTACGCGTGGGACGCCCCGGTCCCCGGCGTCACGGGCGAGACCCGCCCCGTGCTCCAGACTGGCAGCTACGGCGAGAACATCGGCGAGATCACGCTCACCGTCGACCCGGCCACGGGTGAGGTCCAGAGCCACACCGCGGCGAACGTCCCCCGCACGACGACCCCGGCGGCCGAGCTCGTCTCGACCTACCCGCGTGTCGCGGAGGTCAAGACGATCGTCGACGAGGCACTCGCATACGCGGCCGAGGTCGGAGGCGTCGAGGTCGCGACGATCACGGACGACGTGACGACGGCGTTCGTCGGCGACGCCCGCGACGACCGGTCGAAGGAGTCGACCCTGGGCAACCTGGTGGCCGACTCGATGCTGGCCAGCGTCGCCGCGACGCCGGCCGGCGCCGACCTGGCCCTCATGAACCCCGGTGGGCTGCGCAACGAGCTCTACGTCGGCGAGGACGGCGTGGTCACGTTCGCCGAGGCGAACGCGGTGCTGCCGTTCACGAACAACCTGAGCACGGTGACGCTGAGCGGCACCTCGCTCCGGAAGGTCTTCGAGCAGCAGTGGCAGCGCGAGCTGGACGGCGACGTCCCGTCGAAGCCGTTCCTGCAGCTGGGCACGTCGGCGAACGTCAGCTACACGTTCGATCCCGCGCGTCCGGAGGGCCAGCGGATCACCTCGCTCTGGGTCGATGACGCCCCGGTCGACCCGGCCGGGTCCTACAAGGTCGCCGTCCCGTCGTTCCTGACCGCCGGTGGCGACAACTTCCACGCCTTCACGGAGGGCACGTCCGTCGACACGGGCCTGCTCGACTACGAGGCCTGGATCGCCTACCTCGGTGCCAACAGCCCGGTCACGCCCGACTTCGCCCGCCACGCGGTGCGCGTCGAGGGTGTCCGTCCGGTTCAGGTCGCCGGAGCGCCGCTGGCCGTGACCCTGGCCGAGCTCGACCTGACCTCGAAGGGAGCGCCGGTGTCCACGCTCGCGACGGCGACGCTGGTGGCCGGGAACGGCACACGTGCGGACCTTGGCGAGTTCCCCGTCTCGGCGGGCTCGACGACGATCACCGCGACGGTGCCCGACGTGGCCGCCGGGGCGTACACGCTCGAGGTGGAGGTCGATCCCGCCGGCACGCTCGTCCGCGTGCCGCTCCAGGTCGCGGGCGACTTCACCGACGTCGCCGGCAACACCTTCGAGAAGGAGATCGGCTGGCTCGTGAGCGCCGGCATCACCACCGGCTACGCGGACGGCACGTTCCGTGGCTCGGCGCCGGTGCTGCGGGAGCAGATGGCGGCGTTCCTGTACCGGTACGCGAACGACGGTGCGAACCCGCCGGCGGACGCTCCGGGCGCGACGTTCAGCGACACCGTGTCGAACACGTTCAGCCAGCACATCGCGTGGCTCGCCGGGGAGAAGATCACGACGGGCTACGCCGATGGCACGTTCCGTCCGAGCGCGCCGGTCCTGCGTGAGCAGATGGCGGCGTTCCTGTACCGCCTGGCCGGTTCGCCGCCGATCTCGTTGCCGTTGACGGGCTCGCCGTTCGCCGACGTGGCGTCGACCGACACGTTCTACACGGAGATCCTGTGGCTGGAGAGCACGGGCGTCACCACGGGCTACCAGGAGAGCAACGGCACCACGACGTTCCGTGGGTCGCAGCCGGTCCTGCGTGAGCAGATGGCTGCCTTCCTCTTCCGCTTCGACGAACGGGAGACCGCACCGGTCAGCTGA
- a CDS encoding ExeM/NucH family extracellular endonuclease: protein MSRTPGRASRRLVPTLAVLATLTAGLLGAVPAQAAPDGSGPVIAELYVNGGSANAPFRNKFVELHNPTGAPIDLDGWSLQYRSPTGTGSFQAYALEGTIPAGGDFLVQGGSNASNGVPLTGVDDEIGINPGANGGVVALVNGTDAVTNAVTGDVASDPDWVAAGGVDLVGYGNANTFEGAAATNPAGTTDPKAMVRAGSTDTDVNSADLTLSATVTPCGATGCQGEEEPVDPTDATIAEIQGTTDVSPLAGQTVTTQGVVTAAFPTGGLDGVYLQTSGTGGAYDPDAAASHGIFVYSKAVATEAEVGQLVEVTGTVSEYFGLTQISPASSGFSVLEGPGEVLPTSLALPLPLEDREALEGMLVQLDGDFTVTNNYDTHTFGEIGLAAGTEPLVQPTEVVAPGTPEYTAKVAENAALAVTLDDGSSANFAGGAKDVDQTWLTADNEIRVGAAVELTEPLVLDYRFDTWRVQPTAALTADGPKPAVIEDGLRAAEEKPEDVGGDLQVASFNVLNYFSTTGQEFVDAELGTCTYYNDRTGAPITNNRCTPDGPRGAADDENLARQQVKIVEAINTLGADVVGLAEIENSAAFGQDRDAALDTLVAALNADTGEDNWAAVPSPAVVPTNGGTDVIRSAFIYRVDAVEVAGESSILDDPAFVNARAPLAQAFRPKGGDEESTFVVVANHFKSKGSGSGEDADQGDGQSASNASRVKQATALVGFTEDLESTVGTDQLFLIGDFNSYTMEDPLQVLETAGFVNVGAELDAGATYLFQGRVGSLDHVFASASAFERVTGADTWDINADEPLGREYSRYNSNATLLYDESVFRSSDHDPTLVGYDPGEGGTPGEPASFTDTVGTTFATEIAWLAGQGIATGYANGDGTFSFQPSAAVLREQMAAFLYRYANDGANPPADTPDATFSDTVSNTFSQHIAWLAGEKITTGYADGTFRPSAPVLREQMAAFLYRLAGSPPISLPLTGSPFADVEVTDTFYTEIVWLDSTKVTTGYAGPGGTRTFRGSQPVLREQMAAFLFRFDQLER, encoded by the coding sequence ATGTCTCGAACTCCCGGTCGCGCCTCGCGCCGCCTGGTTCCCACCCTCGCCGTCCTCGCGACGCTGACCGCCGGCCTGCTCGGCGCGGTGCCGGCCCAGGCGGCCCCTGACGGTTCCGGGCCGGTCATCGCGGAGCTGTACGTCAACGGCGGCAGCGCGAATGCCCCCTTCCGCAACAAGTTCGTCGAGCTGCACAACCCCACCGGAGCGCCGATCGACCTCGACGGGTGGTCGCTGCAGTACCGGTCCCCGACCGGCACGGGCAGCTTCCAGGCCTATGCGCTCGAGGGCACGATCCCTGCGGGTGGAGACTTCCTGGTCCAGGGCGGCAGCAACGCGTCCAACGGTGTTCCGCTCACCGGTGTCGATGACGAGATCGGCATCAACCCGGGCGCGAACGGCGGGGTCGTGGCCCTCGTGAACGGCACGGACGCCGTGACGAACGCGGTCACCGGCGACGTCGCCTCGGACCCCGACTGGGTGGCCGCTGGCGGAGTCGACCTCGTCGGCTACGGCAATGCCAACACCTTCGAGGGCGCCGCCGCGACGAACCCGGCCGGCACCACCGATCCGAAGGCGATGGTGCGAGCCGGCTCGACCGACACCGACGTCAACAGCGCCGACCTCACGCTCTCCGCCACGGTCACCCCGTGCGGCGCCACGGGCTGCCAGGGCGAGGAGGAGCCCGTCGACCCCACCGACGCCACGATCGCCGAGATCCAGGGCACGACCGACGTCAGCCCGCTCGCCGGGCAGACCGTGACGACGCAGGGCGTCGTCACCGCGGCGTTCCCCACGGGCGGCCTGGACGGCGTCTACCTCCAGACGTCCGGCACCGGCGGCGCGTACGATCCCGACGCCGCAGCCTCGCACGGCATCTTCGTCTACTCCAAGGCCGTGGCCACCGAGGCCGAGGTCGGTCAGCTCGTGGAGGTCACCGGCACGGTCAGCGAGTACTTCGGTCTGACCCAGATCAGCCCGGCCTCGAGCGGCTTCAGCGTCCTGGAGGGTCCGGGGGAGGTCCTCCCGACGTCGCTGGCCCTCCCGCTGCCCCTCGAGGACCGTGAGGCGCTCGAGGGCATGCTGGTCCAGCTCGACGGCGACTTCACGGTCACCAACAACTACGACACGCACACGTTCGGTGAGATCGGTCTGGCCGCCGGCACCGAGCCGCTCGTGCAGCCCACCGAGGTCGTCGCGCCAGGGACCCCGGAGTACACGGCCAAGGTCGCCGAGAACGCGGCTCTCGCCGTCACGCTCGACGACGGCTCCTCGGCCAACTTCGCCGGCGGTGCCAAGGACGTCGACCAGACCTGGCTGACCGCCGACAACGAGATCCGAGTCGGCGCCGCGGTCGAGCTGACCGAGCCGCTCGTGCTCGACTACCGGTTCGACACGTGGCGGGTGCAGCCGACCGCGGCCCTGACGGCCGACGGTCCCAAGCCTGCCGTGATCGAGGACGGACTCCGCGCGGCCGAGGAGAAGCCCGAGGACGTGGGCGGTGACCTGCAGGTCGCGAGCTTCAACGTCCTCAACTACTTCTCGACGACGGGCCAGGAGTTCGTGGACGCCGAGCTCGGCACGTGCACGTACTACAACGACCGCACGGGCGCGCCGATCACCAACAACCGCTGCACCCCCGACGGTCCGCGCGGCGCGGCCGACGACGAGAACCTCGCCCGTCAGCAGGTCAAGATCGTCGAGGCGATCAACACCCTCGGGGCCGACGTCGTCGGTCTCGCGGAGATCGAGAACTCGGCGGCGTTCGGCCAGGACCGCGACGCGGCGCTCGACACCCTCGTCGCCGCGCTGAACGCCGACACGGGCGAGGACAACTGGGCCGCCGTGCCGTCACCGGCCGTCGTGCCGACGAATGGTGGCACCGACGTGATCCGCTCGGCCTTCATCTACCGCGTCGACGCCGTCGAGGTGGCGGGGGAGTCCTCGATCCTCGACGATCCTGCGTTCGTCAATGCCCGCGCCCCGCTGGCGCAGGCGTTCCGTCCGAAGGGCGGCGACGAGGAGTCGACGTTCGTGGTGGTCGCGAACCACTTCAAGTCCAAGGGCTCCGGTTCGGGCGAGGACGCCGACCAGGGCGATGGCCAGAGTGCCTCGAACGCCTCGCGCGTGAAGCAGGCCACGGCCCTCGTCGGCTTCACCGAGGACCTCGAGTCCACGGTCGGCACCGACCAGCTCTTCCTGATCGGTGACTTCAACTCGTACACCATGGAGGACCCGCTCCAGGTGCTCGAGACGGCGGGGTTCGTCAACGTCGGCGCCGAGCTCGATGCCGGCGCCACGTACCTGTTCCAGGGGCGCGTCGGCTCGCTCGACCACGTCTTTGCCTCGGCCTCGGCGTTCGAGCGGGTCACGGGCGCCGACACGTGGGACATCAACGCCGACGAGCCGCTGGGCCGCGAGTACAGCCGGTACAACAGCAACGCGACGCTGTTGTACGACGAGTCGGTCTTCCGCTCGAGCGACCACGACCCGACGCTGGTCGGCTACGACCCGGGGGAGGGCGGGACCCCGGGCGAGCCGGCGTCGTTCACCGACACGGTCGGGACCACCTTCGCGACGGAGATCGCGTGGCTGGCGGGCCAAGGCATCGCGACGGGCTACGCCAACGGCGACGGGACGTTCTCGTTCCAGCCGTCGGCAGCGGTGCTGCGGGAGCAGATGGCGGCGTTCCTGTACCGGTACGCGAACGACGGTGCGAACCCGCCGGCGGACACTCCGGACGCGACGTTCAGCGACACCGTGTCGAACACGTTCAGCCAGCACATCGCGTGGCTCGCCGGGGAGAAGATCACGACGGGCTACGCCGATGGCACGTTCCGTCCGAGCGCGCCGGTCCTGCGTGAGCAGATGGCGGCGTTCCTGTACCGCCTGGCCGGCTCGCCGCCGATCTCGTTGCCGTTGACGGGCTCGCCGTTCGCCGACGTCGAGGTGACCGACACCTTCTACACCGAGATCGTCTGGCTCGACAGCACCAAGGTCACGACGGGCTACGCCGGACCCGGCGGCACGCGCACGTTCCGCGGCTCCCAGCCGGTGCTGCGGGAGCAGATGGCCGCGTTCCTCTTCCGGTTCGACCAGCTCGAGCGCTAG
- the deoC gene encoding deoxyribose-phosphate aldolase, producing the protein MSETVPPGVRAAEIAALIDHAILKPELTRAEVDADLDLAARYRIFSVCVRPSDVAHAVERLAGSGVAVGTVIGFPHGTTSTQTKVAEARQALSDGAVELDMVLNIGRLRSGLLDDVEADVAAVVEAAGDHVVKVILETAYLDDAQIEAGSKAAERAGAAFVKTSTGFAGGGATIPHVTLMRASVGPDVQVKASGGVRDLDTLLEMRALGITRFGTSATATILDDAAAREAGGSGTGASDDSSY; encoded by the coding sequence ATGTCCGAGACCGTCCCCCCTGGCGTCCGCGCCGCCGAGATCGCCGCCCTCATCGACCACGCCATCCTCAAGCCGGAGCTGACCCGCGCGGAGGTCGACGCCGACCTCGACCTGGCCGCGAGGTACCGGATCTTCAGCGTGTGCGTGCGACCCAGCGACGTCGCCCACGCCGTCGAGCGCCTGGCCGGCTCGGGCGTCGCGGTGGGCACCGTGATCGGCTTCCCGCACGGCACCACCTCGACGCAGACCAAGGTCGCGGAGGCCCGCCAGGCGCTGTCCGACGGGGCCGTCGAGCTCGACATGGTCCTGAACATCGGCCGGCTACGCTCGGGTCTGCTCGACGACGTCGAGGCCGACGTCGCCGCCGTGGTGGAGGCCGCCGGTGACCACGTCGTCAAGGTCATCCTCGAGACCGCCTACCTCGACGACGCCCAGATCGAGGCAGGTTCGAAGGCCGCTGAACGTGCCGGTGCAGCCTTCGTCAAGACCTCTACGGGCTTCGCCGGCGGCGGCGCCACGATCCCGCACGTCACCCTGATGCGCGCCAGCGTCGGTCCGGACGTCCAGGTCAAGGCCTCCGGAGGGGTCCGTGACCTCGACACGCTGCTGGAGATGCGCGCCCTCGGCATCACGCGCTTCGGCACGAGCGCGACGGCCACGATCCTCGACGACGCGGCCGCGCGCGAGGCCGGGGGCTCGGGCACCGGCGCGAGCGACGACTCCTCCTACTGA
- a CDS encoding uridine kinase family protein, with protein MGVVIVAGPSGSGKSHLGERLGWTVLRLDDFYREGDDPDLPRSDLGIADWDHPGSWDTDAAVAAIRELAERGTTEVPVYDIAASRRTGTHTVTCGERFIAEGLFAPDVVAACRAAGVLDDALCLVRPRLLTFALRLRRDLRESRKPPLVLVRRGWRLLRDDPAVIAHAVAAGCRPVSPRRAFAELSP; from the coding sequence GTGGGCGTCGTGATCGTGGCCGGGCCGTCGGGCTCCGGCAAGTCGCACCTGGGCGAGCGGCTCGGGTGGACCGTGCTGCGCCTCGACGACTTCTACCGCGAGGGTGACGACCCCGACCTCCCCCGCTCCGACCTCGGCATCGCCGACTGGGACCACCCTGGTTCCTGGGACACCGACGCCGCCGTCGCCGCGATCCGCGAGCTCGCGGAGCGAGGCACCACCGAGGTGCCCGTGTACGACATCGCGGCCAGCCGGCGCACGGGCACGCACACCGTGACGTGCGGCGAGCGGTTCATCGCCGAGGGCCTGTTCGCCCCCGACGTCGTGGCGGCGTGCCGTGCGGCCGGCGTGCTCGACGACGCGCTCTGCCTGGTCCGCCCGCGACTCCTGACGTTCGCGCTCCGCCTGCGGCGCGACCTGCGCGAGAGCCGCAAGCCACCGCTCGTGCTCGTGCGCCGCGGCTGGCGTCTGCTCCGCGACGACCCCGCCGTCATCGCACACGCCGTCGCCGCAGGATGCCGCCCGGTCAGCCCACGGCGCGCGTTCGCCGAGCTGTCGCCCTGA
- a CDS encoding adenosine deaminase: MTRRGGGTPATAEQVAAAPKVALHEHLDGGVRPATVVAIAEEIGHTLPADTVDGLATWFAEASSSGSLPRYLETFVHTVAVMQRPEDLARVAREAVLDLARDGVVYAELRWAPEQHLEQGLDLAGAVEAVQAGIESGRAEAAREGREIVVGQLLTAMRHADRGLEIAELAVQYRDRGVAGFDIAGAEDGFPPILHLEAFEYLRRENAHFTIHAGEAFGLPSIWQAVQRCGADRLGHGVRIVDDIDFDAPGGPHLGPLAAYVRDRRIPLEMCPSSNLQTAAVPGMSSIADHPIGRLADLGFRVTINCDNRLMSGTSMSREFQLLADAFGYGPDDLRWFTVNAMKSAFLPFDQRLALIDDVIKPGYAAL; this comes from the coding sequence GTGACCCGACGAGGTGGCGGGACTCCCGCCACGGCCGAGCAGGTCGCCGCGGCGCCCAAGGTGGCGCTGCACGAGCACCTCGACGGTGGGGTGCGACCGGCGACCGTCGTGGCGATCGCCGAGGAGATCGGGCACACGCTGCCGGCCGACACGGTCGACGGCCTCGCAACCTGGTTCGCCGAGGCGTCGTCGTCGGGCTCGCTGCCGCGGTATCTCGAGACCTTCGTGCACACCGTCGCCGTCATGCAGCGTCCGGAGGACCTGGCGCGCGTCGCCCGTGAGGCCGTGCTCGACCTCGCGCGCGACGGCGTGGTCTACGCCGAGCTGCGCTGGGCGCCGGAGCAGCACCTCGAGCAGGGGCTCGACCTGGCAGGAGCGGTGGAGGCGGTGCAGGCCGGCATCGAGTCGGGTCGCGCCGAGGCGGCGCGCGAGGGCCGCGAGATCGTCGTGGGCCAGCTCCTGACGGCGATGCGGCACGCTGACCGCGGTCTCGAGATCGCCGAGCTCGCCGTGCAGTACCGCGACCGGGGCGTCGCCGGCTTCGACATCGCGGGCGCCGAGGACGGCTTCCCGCCGATCCTGCACCTCGAGGCGTTCGAGTACCTGCGCCGCGAGAACGCCCACTTCACGATCCACGCCGGCGAGGCGTTCGGCCTTCCGTCGATCTGGCAGGCCGTGCAGCGTTGCGGCGCCGACCGCCTCGGCCACGGCGTGCGCATCGTCGACGACATCGACTTCGACGCCCCGGGCGGTCCGCACCTGGGCCCGCTCGCCGCCTACGTGCGTGACCGCCGCATCCCGCTCGAGATGTGCCCGTCGTCGAACCTGCAGACCGCGGCGGTGCCCGGCATGTCGTCGATCGCCGACCACCCGATCGGGCGGCTCGCCGACCTCGGCTTCCGCGTCACGATCAACTGCGACAACCGCCTCATGAGCGGCACCTCGATGAGTCGCGAGTTCCAGCTGCTCGCCGATGCCTTCGGCTACGGCCCCGACGACCTGCGCTGGTTCACGGTCAACGCGATGAAGAGCGCGTTCCTGCCGTTCGACCAGCGCCTCGCCCTGATCGACGACGTCATCAAGCCGGGGTACGCGGCGCTCTGA
- a CDS encoding MaoC family dehydratase, whose translation MKVFNDAAEIAAAAGTTLGSSEWLTITQDRIDLFADATGDRQWIHVDPERAQEGPFGTTIAHGYLTLSLLPFLGAQVFAFAGNLARVNYGLNKVRFVNPVRVGSKVRNTVELMSVEDVEKGQRATLRHTVEIRGEDRPACVAETVSLFMEGGAL comes from the coding sequence ATGAAGGTCTTCAACGACGCGGCCGAGATCGCCGCGGCGGCAGGTACCACGCTCGGCTCGAGCGAGTGGCTCACGATCACGCAGGACCGGATCGACCTGTTCGCCGACGCGACGGGTGACCGCCAGTGGATCCACGTCGATCCCGAGCGCGCCCAGGAGGGTCCGTTCGGCACCACGATCGCCCACGGCTACCTCACGCTCTCCCTGCTGCCGTTCCTCGGCGCCCAGGTGTTCGCCTTCGCGGGCAACCTGGCGCGGGTCAACTACGGCCTCAACAAGGTGCGCTTCGTCAACCCGGTCCGCGTCGGGTCGAAGGTGCGCAACACGGTCGAGCTCATGTCGGTCGAGGACGTCGAGAAGGGCCAGCGCGCGACCCTGCGTCACACGGTCGAGATCCGCGGCGAGGACCGTCCGGCGTGCGTCGCCGAGACCGTCTCGCTCTTCATGGAGGGTGGAGCACTGTGA